The Chloroflexota bacterium genome includes a region encoding these proteins:
- a CDS encoding tyrosine-type recombinase/integrase: MNRKPSGSLLLSKVIPGFINYKTAEGLAQRTLYSHERLLNKWVEYIGDREIDQVTSQNIITYINWLRNEYTPRRFSGKTHPLSPKTLRNVWVTLSSFYSWAARELQLPNIMKDVPAPRINKVPISPLTQDEVQHMLKVCTCSREAHPGNRRSFVMRLPNRHRDQAIILILLDTGLRAMELCKLLIGNIDQKTGRVEVKHGVIGGAKGGKGRTVFLGKVARRALWRYLAEREDGNDPDAPVFLTHHERPFNPNALRQLIQSIAERADVKNAYPHKFRHTFAITYLRSGGDVFTLQALLGHSTLDMVRHYAQIAEVDIAKAHRKASPADNWRL, encoded by the coding sequence ATGAACCGTAAACCATCGGGCTCGTTGTTGCTTAGTAAGGTTATTCCCGGGTTCATCAACTACAAAACAGCCGAAGGATTGGCGCAGCGCACGCTCTATTCGCATGAGCGCCTGCTCAATAAATGGGTGGAATATATTGGCGATCGAGAGATTGACCAGGTCACCAGCCAGAATATTATTACGTATATAAACTGGCTGCGCAATGAATATACCCCACGTCGCTTCAGCGGAAAAACTCATCCCCTATCCCCCAAAACCCTGCGCAATGTCTGGGTGACATTATCATCCTTCTATTCCTGGGCTGCACGAGAATTGCAGTTGCCGAATATCATGAAGGATGTTCCGGCTCCGCGCATTAATAAAGTTCCTATCTCTCCGCTCACACAGGATGAAGTACAACACATGCTAAAAGTTTGTACTTGCTCACGCGAAGCGCACCCTGGCAACCGGAGAAGTTTCGTGATGCGTTTGCCTAACCGTCATCGCGATCAGGCAATAATCCTGATTCTGCTGGATACAGGTTTGCGAGCAATGGAGTTGTGCAAATTGCTGATTGGAAATATTGACCAGAAGACTGGTCGGGTTGAAGTTAAGCATGGCGTGATTGGTGGTGCCAAAGGCGGGAAAGGGCGCACAGTCTTCCTGGGCAAAGTTGCCCGACGGGCATTGTGGCGCTATCTTGCGGAACGAGAAGATGGTAATGATCCTGATGCTCCTGTTTTTCTCACCCATCACGAGCGTCCCTTCAATCCCAATGCGCTGCGTCAGTTGATTCAGAGCATTGCTGAACGAGCAGATGTTAAAAATGCGTATCCTCATAAATTTCGCCATACTTTTGCTATCACATATTTGCGCTCCGGTGGCGATGTTTTTACATTGCAAGCTTTGCTTGGCCACAGCACTTTGGATATGGTGCGCCATTATGCACAAATCGCTGAGGTCGATATTGCCAAGGCTCACCGCAAAGCCAGCCCAGCCGATAATTGGCGACTATAA
- a CDS encoding site-specific integrase gives EAILLATLPGEKGDLAHWRDRAAVARLFLTGERAGAFVSSPIEAIDFQELLVHQWPELGVKTKNGKRAITYLIHIPELLKVARSWDEFVRSQLAVNAPWYTPIKSHWGEQTLSLDNPGKNRSQALNRRLRLLFEQAGLPYKSAHKFRHGNAVYGLLHARTAADYKAVSMNLMHNDLQITDSIYAPMLSNDVRQRITNLTTQPINQPDDELLAMVNQLSNAELSKVIHIAAERLAA, from the coding sequence GAAGCTATTCTTTTGGCCACTCTGCCAGGCGAGAAGGGAGACTTAGCACATTGGCGGGATCGGGCAGCCGTAGCCCGCTTATTCTTGACCGGCGAACGGGCCGGAGCTTTCGTATCCTCCCCCATTGAAGCGATCGATTTCCAGGAGCTTTTAGTTCATCAGTGGCCAGAACTGGGTGTAAAAACGAAAAATGGCAAACGAGCCATAACCTATCTCATCCACATTCCCGAATTACTCAAAGTAGCCCGATCCTGGGATGAATTCGTGCGCAGCCAATTGGCCGTAAATGCGCCGTGGTACACCCCAATTAAAAGTCACTGGGGAGAACAAACCCTATCCTTGGACAATCCAGGAAAAAATCGCAGCCAAGCTCTAAATCGACGGTTGCGCCTTTTGTTTGAACAGGCTGGATTACCCTACAAATCAGCACACAAGTTTCGCCACGGGAACGCCGTCTATGGATTGCTGCACGCACGCACTGCAGCGGATTACAAGGCTGTTTCAATGAATTTGATGCATAACGATCTACAGATCACAGATAGCATTTATGCGCCCATGCTGAGTAACGATGTTCGCCAACGTATTACCAACTTGACAACCCAGCCAATTAATCAACCAGATGATGAATTGCTGGCCATGGTCAACCAACTGTCAAATGCAGAGTTATCAAAAGTAATACATATCGCTGCGGAACGATTGGCGGCGTAG